The proteins below come from a single Miscanthus floridulus cultivar M001 chromosome 1, ASM1932011v1, whole genome shotgun sequence genomic window:
- the LOC136517958 gene encoding mitochondrial arginine transporter BAC1-like isoform X3, translating into MVKLQAHNTTVHGKVYKNAFHCTSRILLEEGIRGLYKGASSSFIGIAVESSLFFGTYSQAKQLLQGSYEVGRPHLQVIIPSAACSGALISCILTPTELTKCRMQVQGKDVIHGTRYSSPLDCAVKTLESEGLKGIFRGGLATLFREAIGNAVFFCTYEYSRYWMHNYLDSARFSDSSHFVLAKDIGIGVMSGGISGMAFWTATLPLDVAKTIIQTDPDPHVSRNPLQILGMVYKRTGMGGCYAGLGPTLARAFPANAAAIVAWEYSAKILGIKRG; encoded by the exons ATG GTTAAACTGCAAGCTCATAATACCACGGTTCACGGAAAGGTGTACAAGAATGCGTTCCACTGCACTAGTAGGATACTGCTTGAGGAAGGA ATTAGAGGGCTGTACAAAGGTGCGTCATCTTCGTTTATTGGTATAGCTGTTGAAAGCTCCCTTTTCTTTGGCACATATTCCCAAGCCAAACAGTTATTACAG GGAAGCTATGAGGTTGGTAGGCCACATCTACAGGTAATTATCCCTTCTGCTGCATGCAGTGGAGCTCTGATTAGCTGCATCCTCACTCCAACtgagctcaccaag TGCAGAATGCAAGTTCAAGGGAAGGATGTAATCCATGGCACTAGGTACTCCAGCCCTCTAGATTGTGCTGTGAAAACATTGGAAAGTGAAGGG CTTAAGGGTATATTCCGTGGTGGTTTAGCAACATTATTCAGAGAGGCGATTGGCAATGCTGTCTTCTTCTGCACTTATGAGTACAGTCGATACTGGATGCACAACTATTTGGATTCTGCAAGATTTTCTGATAGCAGTCATTTCGTGCTGGCAAAAGATATTGGGATAGGGGTTATGAGTGGTGGCATTAGTGGAATGGCG TTCTGGACAGCTACCCTACCGCTGGATGTGGCAAAAACCATAATACAGACCGATCCGGACCCTCATGTGAGCCGAAACCCCTTGCAAATTTTGGGCATG GTTTATAAGAGAACTGGGATGGGTGGCTGTTATGCTGGACTTGGACCAACTCTAGCAAGAGCATTCCCTGCCAATGCAGCAGCAATTGTTGCTTGGGAGTACAGTGCTAAGATTCTTGGTATAAAGCGAGGCTAG
- the LOC136483466 gene encoding uncharacterized protein translates to MDSDAAVLPTHTTTTTTTTPPPHSKNQQTDELRHQSSRRRRRRCAYVCLLVSMGAALLLGITLLVLFLTVLRVRDPTTRLVSSRVIGFAPGPGPDFQFNLTMLLTVGVHNPNPASFSYASGAAQLWYRGVLVGVAGVDPSRISSKGDGTMELVMTVLSSSFGAELAQLVKDMEAGAVPLDASARVPGKVAIFGVLKLPAVAYPDCHIIFGVPEMKVRSQVCHDHNKL, encoded by the coding sequence ATGGACTCCGACGCCGCCGTGCTCCCCACGCacaccacgaccacgaccacgaccacgccgccgccgcactCCAAGAACCAACAAACCGACGAGCTCCGCCACCAGagcagccgccggcgccggcgccgctgcGCCTACGTCTGCCTCCTCGTCTCCATGGGCGCGGCCCTGCTCCTGGGCATCACGCTCCTGGTGCTCTTCCTCACCGTGCTCCGCGTCCGCGACCCCACCACGCGGCTCGTCTCGTCGCGGGTCATCGGCTTCGCGCCGGGCCCGGGCCCGGACTTCCAGTTCAACCTCACCATGCTCCTCACCGTGGGCGTGCACAACCCCAACCCGGCGTCCTTCTCGTACGCGTCGGGTGCCGCGCAGCTCTGGTACCGTGGCGTCCTGGTCGGCGTCGCCGGCGTCGACCCCAGCCGCATCTCCAGCAAGGGGGACGGCACCATGGAGCTGGTGATGACCGTGCTGTCCAGCAGCTTCGGCGCGGAGCTGGCGCAGCtggtcaaggacatggaggcCGGCGCGGTGCCGCTGGACGCCAGCGCCAGGGTGCCCGGGAAGGTCGCCATCTTCGGGGTGCTCAAGCTGCCCGCGGTGGCCTACCCTGACTGCCACATCATCTTCGGCGTGCCAGAGATGAAAGTCCGGAGCCAGGTGTGCCACGATCACAACAAGCTCTGA